From one Streptomyces mobaraensis genomic stretch:
- the dpgA gene encoding 3,5-dihydroxyphenylacetyl-CoA synthase DpgA, protein MTTSASTAPPRRPGSGSGSGNVKGDGSGNDSGNDSDSGRPETARQAVLRTREHTVIKSDVTGLLAGARPHIVEVATAVPPQSYTQAEVLDLYDIADPRIRSLFANSAIERRHLTIPPIEAGTGRPRMETQGELLAKHRRSGLAMGAEALEKCVKQSGAALSDIGYLACVTTTGFLTPGFSARLIRDLGLPHTCSRSDIVGMGCNAGLNALNAVAGWASTHPGELAVMVCIEACSAAYVFDDTMRSAVVNSLFGDGAAAVALRAPAGQDLLEAGASGSGATEAISGGGRGPQILKFASCVIPEALDAMRYDWDDDHGKFSFFLDRDVPYVVGANAEDVVDRLLAGTGVLRSEVEHWVVHSGGKKVIDSVMVNLGLTRYDLRHTTGVLRDYGNLSSGSFLFSYQRLLEENVARPGDYGVFMTMGPGSTIETALVRW, encoded by the coding sequence ATGACCACGAGCGCAAGCACCGCGCCCCCGCGCCGCCCTGGCAGCGGTAGCGGCAGCGGCAACGTCAAAGGCGACGGAAGCGGCAACGACAGCGGCAACGACAGCGACAGCGGAAGACCTGAGACGGCCCGACAGGCCGTTCTCCGAACCAGAGAGCACACAGTGATCAAGAGCGACGTGACGGGGCTCCTCGCCGGAGCACGGCCGCATATCGTGGAGGTGGCCACGGCCGTGCCTCCGCAGTCCTACACCCAGGCGGAAGTACTCGACCTCTACGACATAGCGGACCCGCGCATCCGCTCGCTGTTCGCCAACAGCGCCATCGAGCGCCGCCACCTGACCATCCCCCCGATCGAGGCCGGAACCGGCAGGCCCCGCATGGAGACCCAGGGCGAACTGCTGGCCAAGCACCGCCGGAGCGGTCTGGCGATGGGCGCGGAGGCACTGGAGAAGTGCGTCAAGCAGAGCGGCGCGGCGCTGTCCGACATCGGCTACTTGGCGTGCGTCACGACCACCGGCTTCCTCACCCCCGGTTTCTCCGCCCGGCTCATCAGGGACCTGGGCCTGCCCCACACCTGCTCCCGCAGCGACATCGTGGGCATGGGCTGCAACGCGGGCCTCAACGCCCTGAACGCCGTGGCCGGCTGGGCCAGCACCCACCCGGGCGAGCTCGCCGTGATGGTGTGCATCGAGGCGTGCTCGGCGGCGTACGTCTTCGACGACACGATGCGCAGCGCCGTCGTCAACAGCCTGTTCGGCGACGGCGCGGCCGCGGTGGCTCTCAGGGCCCCGGCCGGGCAGGACCTCCTGGAGGCCGGTGCTTCCGGGAGCGGTGCCACCGAGGCGATCTCCGGCGGCGGGCGCGGGCCGCAGATCCTGAAGTTCGCGAGCTGCGTCATCCCGGAGGCGCTGGACGCCATGCGGTACGACTGGGACGACGATCACGGCAAGTTCAGCTTCTTCCTGGACCGGGACGTCCCGTACGTCGTCGGGGCCAACGCCGAGGACGTCGTCGACCGGCTGCTCGCCGGCACCGGCGTGCTGCGCAGCGAGGTGGAGCACTGGGTCGTGCACTCGGGCGGGAAGAAGGTCATCGACTCGGTGATGGTCAACCTCGGCCTGACCAGGTACGACCTCCGCCACACCACGGGTGTCCTGCGCGACTACGGCAACCTCTCCAGCGGGTCGTTCCTCTTCTCCTACCAGCGTCTGCTGGAGGAGAACGTGGCACGGCCCGGCGACTATGGCGTGTTCATGACCATGGGTCCGGGCTCGACCATCGAGACGGCCCTCGTCCGCTGGTGA
- a CDS encoding SagB family peptide dehydrogenase, which yields MSALLLSLAPGTTVHHDGGGQGIVTVRHRWGSTPAGPGGRPLAEALTALTRSPVALDDLTGRLPDTGVALLQYCLDHLGHTLCHHATAAGTRPLATAVPLAPEAAPRPGPLPLGAVTLDQAAHLRPLDGTLVAESPRSRFRIRLDDARVAAVFAALTGPTMCGELPAAVPDLTENDLTAVLSILHIAGFLHPVDGDGPGGAALPPGWSFHELLAHDGSRAGLRDRLYGPVFPLRATEAPAPPVAPARPGRTIPLRRPDLDEARREDRTFTDVLESRTSVRAYGESPLTVDELAGWLYRAARVRTVLDARPEHDRPYAVTSRPYPSAGSAYELELYVAVHRCAGLGRGLYHYDALAHALTVLPGGPAEVDALVREGTAATGGPPPDVHVTVASRFKRLSWKYAAHAYTLTLKNTGVLLQTLHLVATAMGLSGCILGGGDGETPARAFGLRPHTEIPVGAFVLGGAAGRRLRQAAGDP from the coding sequence GTGAGTGCGCTCCTCCTGTCCCTGGCACCCGGCACGACGGTGCACCACGACGGTGGCGGTCAGGGGATCGTGACCGTGCGCCACCGCTGGGGCAGCACGCCGGCCGGCCCGGGTGGCCGGCCGCTGGCGGAGGCGCTGACGGCGCTCACGCGGAGCCCGGTGGCTCTGGACGACCTCACCGGCCGGCTTCCGGACACCGGAGTCGCCCTGCTCCAGTACTGCCTGGACCACCTGGGCCACACGCTGTGCCATCACGCCACCGCTGCCGGAACGCGCCCGCTGGCCACCGCCGTACCGCTGGCACCGGAGGCGGCCCCACGCCCCGGCCCCCTGCCACTGGGCGCGGTGACGCTCGACCAGGCCGCTCATCTGCGCCCGCTGGACGGCACGCTCGTGGCCGAGTCACCGCGGTCCCGGTTCCGGATCCGCCTGGACGACGCGCGGGTGGCAGCGGTGTTCGCGGCGTTGACCGGACCCACGATGTGCGGGGAACTGCCCGCTGCGGTACCGGACTTGACGGAGAACGATCTCACTGCGGTCCTCTCCATTCTCCACATCGCCGGTTTTCTGCACCCGGTGGACGGTGACGGCCCCGGCGGAGCCGCGCTCCCACCGGGCTGGTCCTTCCACGAGCTGCTGGCCCACGACGGCAGCCGGGCCGGCCTCCGCGACCGCCTCTACGGTCCCGTCTTCCCCCTGCGCGCCACCGAGGCGCCGGCCCCGCCCGTCGCACCCGCCCGTCCGGGCCGCACCATCCCCCTGCGCCGTCCCGACCTGGACGAGGCGCGGCGCGAGGACCGCACGTTCACCGACGTCCTGGAGTCCCGCACATCGGTCCGCGCCTACGGTGAAAGCCCGCTGACCGTCGACGAGTTGGCCGGGTGGCTGTACCGCGCCGCCCGTGTCCGTACGGTGCTGGACGCCCGGCCCGAGCACGACCGGCCGTACGCGGTCACCAGCCGCCCGTACCCCAGCGCCGGCTCGGCGTACGAGCTGGAACTGTACGTGGCCGTGCACCGCTGTGCCGGGCTCGGCCGCGGCCTGTACCACTACGACGCGCTCGCCCACGCTCTGACCGTCCTGCCGGGCGGCCCGGCGGAGGTGGACGCGCTGGTGCGGGAGGGAACGGCCGCGACCGGTGGGCCGCCGCCGGACGTGCACGTCACCGTGGCGTCGCGCTTCAAGCGCCTGTCGTGGAAGTACGCGGCGCACGCCTACACCCTCACCCTGAAGAACACCGGGGTGCTGCTCCAGACGCTCCACCTGGTGGCCACGGCCATGGGCCTGTCCGGCTGCATCCTGGGCGGCGGCGACGGCGAGACCCCCGCCCGGGCCTTCGGCCTGCGGCCCCACACCGAGATCCCCGTCGGCGCCTTCGTCCTGGGCGGCGCCGCCGGACGGCGCCTACGGCAGGCGGCAGGGGACCCTTAG
- the dpgD gene encoding enoyl-CoA-hydratase DpgD has product MTTTGPGPDGLTRVAYEKSGRVAHITLDRPDRLNAMDLRMHEELAAVWDDFERDDDLWVAVLTGAGDRSFSVGQDLKELSERVRAGTAEPSTFGSRGKPGWPRLTERFDLCKPVVARVNGYAYGGGFELALACDVVIAADHASFALPEARLGLMAGAGGVFRLVRQAPYRAALGHLLTGRPMTAARAHALGLVNEVVPPGELDACVDSWVEDILRCAPLSVRAVKEAAAASLTMPLEQAFHTRFVWEERRMHSADAQEGPLAFVEKRPPEWTGR; this is encoded by the coding sequence GTGACCACCACCGGACCCGGGCCGGACGGCCTGACCAGGGTCGCGTACGAGAAGTCCGGACGCGTGGCGCACATCACGCTCGACCGTCCGGACCGGCTCAACGCCATGGACCTCCGCATGCACGAGGAACTGGCCGCCGTCTGGGACGACTTCGAGCGGGACGACGACCTGTGGGTCGCGGTGCTCACGGGCGCGGGCGACCGCTCGTTCTCCGTGGGCCAGGACCTCAAGGAGCTCTCCGAACGGGTACGCGCCGGCACGGCCGAACCGAGCACCTTCGGAAGCCGCGGCAAGCCCGGCTGGCCGCGGCTCACCGAGCGCTTCGACCTCTGCAAGCCCGTGGTGGCCCGCGTCAACGGCTACGCGTACGGCGGCGGTTTCGAACTCGCCCTCGCCTGTGACGTGGTGATCGCCGCCGACCACGCCTCCTTCGCGCTGCCGGAGGCACGCCTTGGCCTCATGGCGGGCGCTGGCGGCGTCTTCCGCCTGGTCCGCCAGGCGCCCTACCGGGCGGCCCTCGGCCACCTGCTGACCGGCCGCCCCATGACGGCCGCCCGGGCCCACGCGCTCGGCCTGGTCAACGAGGTGGTGCCGCCCGGGGAACTCGACGCCTGCGTCGATTCCTGGGTCGAGGACATCCTGCGCTGCGCCCCCCTGTCCGTCAGGGCCGTGAAGGAAGCCGCGGCGGCGTCCCTGACCATGCCGCTGGAGCAGGCGTTCCACACCCGCTTCGTGTGGGAGGAACGGCGCATGCACAGTGCGGACGCGCAGGAGGGCCCCCTCGCCTTCGTCGAGAAACGCCCGCCCGAGTGGACCGGCCGGTGA
- a CDS encoding lantibiotic dehydratase C-terminal domain-containing protein: MPPTPDTSPPSGHWTAVHLFHQGDLDVLLLDAVVPELGRLARTGTVGGHFFLRYWEGGPHLRVRVRSAEPLGDTAGHLVERWNDWLARHPSPCTVDEAAYHRFATAAARQEHLPDHEPWRGLHDTARIRPYRPEHDRYGTGASLAAVERHFVEASDCARALLARRPSPAERLSAAFAVLLLTWTVTAPDAGQRLAALRAGAESWRRMLGAAYDTEGFDRAYERARPGLLRRAAGLLAAPVPAAPGAGPLAAWHHSVARLHASLAGLERTGAFAPDLAALRDDPSLLALPSPRTALTANRCAHLMCNRLGLDATQEAMLRHFAARAAAALGDSRP; this comes from the coding sequence GTGCCGCCCACCCCTGACACATCCCCGCCGTCCGGCCACTGGACGGCCGTGCACCTCTTCCACCAGGGCGACCTCGACGTCCTGCTGCTCGACGCCGTCGTACCCGAGCTCGGCCGGCTCGCCCGGACCGGGACCGTCGGCGGCCACTTCTTCCTCCGCTACTGGGAGGGCGGCCCCCATCTGCGGGTCCGCGTCCGGTCCGCGGAACCTCTCGGGGACACCGCAGGCCACCTCGTGGAGCGGTGGAACGACTGGCTGGCCCGCCACCCCTCGCCGTGCACGGTCGACGAGGCGGCCTACCACCGCTTCGCCACGGCGGCGGCGCGGCAGGAGCACCTGCCGGACCACGAGCCGTGGCGCGGCCTGCACGACACCGCGCGGATACGCCCGTACCGGCCCGAGCACGACCGCTACGGCACCGGAGCCTCCCTCGCCGCCGTCGAGCGGCATTTCGTCGAGGCGAGCGACTGCGCCCGGGCCCTGCTCGCCCGCCGCCCCTCCCCCGCCGAGCGGTTGTCGGCCGCTTTCGCCGTCCTGCTGCTGACGTGGACCGTGACGGCGCCGGACGCCGGGCAGCGCCTGGCCGCGCTGCGGGCCGGGGCGGAGTCGTGGCGCCGCATGCTCGGGGCCGCGTACGACACGGAAGGCTTCGACCGGGCGTACGAGCGCGCGCGCCCCGGTCTGCTGCGGCGCGCGGCGGGGCTGCTGGCCGCACCGGTCCCCGCGGCGCCGGGTGCGGGGCCGCTCGCCGCGTGGCACCACAGCGTCGCGCGGCTCCACGCGAGCCTCGCGGGCCTGGAGCGCACCGGTGCCTTCGCCCCCGACCTCGCCGCCCTGCGCGACGACCCCTCGCTGCTCGCCCTGCCCAGCCCCCGCACGGCCCTCACCGCCAACCGGTGCGCCCATCTGATGTGCAACCGGCTCGGCCTGGACGCCACCCAGGAGGCCATGCTGCGCCACTTCGCGGCACGGGCCGCCGCCGCCCTGGGGGACAGCCGCCCGTGA
- the dpgB gene encoding enoyl-CoA-hydratase DpgB → MTAIPQTDVVRLRLDLTAGIRELTRVLVECCERAERERAATVVVEAGEGTPAWPGDADVHAVNKWERALRRFERLDAVTVVAVSGTCGGPALEVLTAADVRLGGPDLRLALPVVNGGFWTGMALHRLGNRIGTSRTRRLVLARAGRGALTAAEAHGLDIVDEITDDVDAWCAAFTTAGTPVRDPRLLRSLVLDAVHTPFEEALGIHLAACDRTLRAAATTVAAEAPEAAAEATTASATA, encoded by the coding sequence GTGACAGCGATACCGCAGACCGACGTCGTGCGGCTCCGGCTCGACCTGACGGCGGGCATCAGGGAGCTGACCCGGGTGCTGGTCGAGTGCTGCGAGCGGGCCGAGCGCGAGCGCGCCGCCACGGTCGTGGTGGAGGCGGGCGAGGGCACGCCCGCATGGCCCGGTGACGCCGATGTGCACGCCGTGAACAAGTGGGAGCGCGCGCTGCGCCGCTTCGAACGGCTCGACGCCGTCACGGTCGTCGCGGTGTCCGGTACGTGCGGCGGTCCGGCGCTCGAGGTGCTGACAGCCGCGGACGTCCGGCTCGGCGGGCCGGACCTGCGGCTCGCCCTGCCCGTGGTGAACGGCGGCTTCTGGACCGGCATGGCGCTGCACCGGCTGGGCAACCGCATCGGCACCTCCCGCACCCGTCGTCTGGTCTTGGCCCGCGCCGGGCGGGGTGCGCTGACCGCGGCCGAGGCTCACGGCCTGGACATCGTGGACGAGATCACCGACGACGTCGACGCCTGGTGCGCCGCCTTCACGACTGCCGGAACCCCCGTCCGGGACCCCCGGCTGCTCCGGAGCCTGGTCCTCGACGCCGTGCACACGCCGTTCGAAGAGGCCCTGGGCATCCACCTCGCCGCATGCGACCGCACCCTGCGCGCGGCAGCGACGACGGTGGCGGCAGAGGCGCCTGAGGCGGCGGCAGAGGCGACGACCGCCTCCGCGACGGCCTGA
- the dpgC gene encoding (3,5-dihydroxyphenyl)acetyl-CoA 1,2-dioxygenase DpgC: protein MANAHTTPTPPAPSVPSTPQVPAAPADAWREPSARAAHAEEILAGLPRKSERTAKQQARLDRAVEDARLARSAFLAEHGQAVYDALTDGRTTRLWLDELAAAAAGMFPGLVPTAAQMNAERELVQEEKEGREIDQAIFFSALLRQPRAGAHLLESMRRPTPQALDLLPAFVADGFVDLGPLRVERIGRAAHVTVTNPGSLNAEDNELIAAMDVAVDLTLLDDGVRVGVLRGGEMTHPKYHGRRVFSAGINLVHLSQGRISYVDFLLRREMGYISKIQHGVLRPGETRDWRGGSVQKPWIAAVDTFAIGGGMQLLFVFDRVIAASDAFLSLPAAQEGIVPGAANLRLPRIGGNRLARQVILSGRRIKADEPDAKVLCDEVVEPEEVTAAVEAAVEELAAPAVVANRAMLNLAEEPPEVFRAYMAEFALQQGLRLYAEDVMDKTTKFSVRER from the coding sequence GTGGCCAACGCACACACCACCCCCACACCCCCCGCACCTTCCGTGCCGTCCACACCTCAGGTACCCGCCGCGCCGGCGGACGCCTGGCGGGAGCCCTCGGCGCGGGCCGCCCACGCCGAGGAGATCCTGGCCGGGCTGCCCCGCAAGAGCGAGCGGACCGCGAAGCAGCAGGCGCGCCTCGACCGTGCCGTGGAGGACGCCCGGCTCGCCCGCAGTGCCTTCCTGGCCGAGCACGGCCAGGCCGTCTACGACGCGCTGACCGATGGCCGCACCACCCGTCTGTGGCTGGACGAACTGGCCGCCGCCGCGGCCGGGATGTTCCCGGGCCTGGTGCCCACCGCCGCGCAGATGAACGCCGAGCGCGAGCTCGTACAGGAGGAGAAGGAAGGCCGGGAGATCGACCAGGCGATCTTCTTCTCCGCGCTGCTCCGGCAGCCCAGGGCCGGCGCCCACCTGCTGGAGTCCATGCGGCGCCCCACGCCGCAGGCCCTCGACCTGCTGCCGGCGTTCGTCGCGGACGGGTTCGTGGACCTCGGGCCGCTCAGGGTCGAGCGGATCGGCCGGGCCGCCCATGTGACGGTCACCAACCCCGGCAGCCTCAACGCCGAGGACAACGAACTGATCGCGGCCATGGACGTGGCCGTGGACCTGACGCTGCTCGACGACGGCGTCCGGGTGGGCGTGCTGCGCGGCGGGGAGATGACGCACCCGAAGTACCACGGGCGCCGGGTCTTCAGCGCGGGCATCAACCTCGTCCACCTCAGCCAGGGTCGGATCTCCTACGTCGACTTCCTGCTGCGGCGCGAGATGGGTTACATCAGCAAGATCCAGCACGGCGTGCTGCGGCCCGGGGAGACCCGGGACTGGCGGGGCGGGTCGGTGCAGAAGCCGTGGATCGCGGCGGTCGACACCTTCGCCATCGGCGGCGGCATGCAGCTCCTCTTCGTGTTCGACCGGGTGATCGCCGCCTCCGACGCGTTCCTCAGCCTGCCGGCCGCGCAGGAAGGCATCGTCCCCGGCGCCGCCAACCTGCGGCTGCCCCGGATCGGGGGCAACCGCCTGGCCCGGCAGGTCATCCTCTCCGGCCGGCGGATCAAGGCCGACGAGCCGGACGCGAAGGTCCTCTGCGACGAGGTCGTCGAGCCCGAGGAGGTGACCGCGGCCGTCGAGGCGGCCGTCGAGGAACTCGCGGCACCCGCGGTGGTCGCGAACCGGGCCATGCTCAACCTCGCGGAGGAGCCGCCGGAGGTATTCCGCGCCTACATGGCGGAGTTCGCCCTCCAGCAGGGCCTCCGGCTCTACGCCGAGGACGTCATGGACAAGACGACGAAGTTCAGCGTGAGGGAACGATGA
- a CDS encoding MbtH family protein has translation MSNPFDDAEGTFSVLVNDEGQHSLWPAVAEVPAGWQPVLEGADRQACLDYIEEHWTDMRPKSLQARTA, from the coding sequence ATGAGCAACCCCTTCGACGACGCCGAGGGCACGTTCTCGGTGCTCGTGAACGACGAGGGGCAGCACTCCCTGTGGCCCGCCGTCGCGGAGGTCCCGGCCGGCTGGCAGCCGGTCCTGGAAGGGGCGGACCGGCAGGCGTGCCTCGACTACATCGAGGAGCACTGGACCGACATGCGCCCGAAGTCGCTGCAAGCGCGAACGGCCTGA
- a CDS encoding aminotransferase class I/II-fold pyridoxal phosphate-dependent enzyme yields MSLPAPDPALDALDALETPGALDLRDDLHGSASDPAVGSISFLNEVMGRYPDAVSFAPGAPHTSFFEGVDLDRYITSCRDHLARRRGLEPEAARRLLFEYGPSRGIINDIVADALNLDHGLGADPADIVVTVGCQEAMFLTLRALFRGGDDILAVVDPSFVGILGAARLLDIDVVPVSEGTTGVDVAGLRALCATARAAGRRIRALYVAPDFANPSGTRMTLETREELLELAAEEGLLLLEDIAYGFTAAPGDELPPLAALDRTGNVITLGTFAKVCLPGARVGFVVAGQRVTDRRTGAERRLADVLAELKTMVTVNTSPIAQAVVGGLLLEHGGSLVRTGRAKAELYRRNLRLLTEALDRHVADRAPKVTRNDPDGGFFVRLRLPVAVDMALLEYSAEKYGVLWTPMSTFYLDGGGDHELRLSCSYLDPDAIDEGARRLADFLADVAR; encoded by the coding sequence ATGAGCCTGCCCGCCCCCGACCCCGCCCTCGATGCCCTCGACGCGCTCGAAACACCCGGCGCCCTCGACCTCCGCGACGATCTGCACGGCAGCGCCTCGGACCCCGCGGTCGGCTCGATCAGCTTCCTCAACGAGGTGATGGGCCGCTACCCCGACGCCGTCTCGTTCGCGCCGGGAGCACCCCACACCTCGTTCTTCGAGGGCGTGGACCTGGACCGGTACATCACCTCGTGCCGCGACCACCTGGCCCGGCGGCGCGGACTGGAACCGGAGGCCGCGCGCCGGCTGCTCTTCGAGTACGGCCCGAGCCGCGGCATCATCAACGACATCGTCGCGGACGCCCTGAACCTGGACCACGGGCTGGGGGCCGACCCGGCCGACATCGTCGTCACGGTGGGCTGCCAGGAGGCGATGTTCCTCACCCTCCGCGCCCTCTTCCGCGGCGGCGACGACATCCTGGCCGTCGTCGACCCGTCCTTCGTCGGCATCCTCGGCGCCGCCCGGCTGCTGGACATCGACGTGGTCCCGGTCTCCGAGGGGACGACCGGGGTGGACGTGGCGGGGCTGCGCGCCCTGTGCGCCACGGCCCGGGCCGCCGGCCGCCGGATACGCGCCCTCTACGTGGCCCCGGACTTCGCCAACCCCTCGGGGACGCGGATGACCCTCGAAACCCGCGAGGAGCTGCTGGAACTCGCCGCCGAGGAGGGGCTGCTGCTCCTGGAGGACATCGCCTACGGCTTCACCGCGGCCCCCGGCGACGAACTGCCGCCGCTGGCCGCCCTGGACCGCACCGGCAACGTCATCACCCTGGGCACGTTCGCCAAGGTCTGCCTGCCCGGGGCCCGGGTGGGATTCGTCGTCGCGGGGCAGCGGGTCACCGACCGGCGGACCGGCGCGGAGCGCAGACTCGCCGATGTGCTCGCCGAGCTGAAGACCATGGTCACCGTGAACACGTCGCCGATCGCCCAGGCCGTCGTCGGCGGGCTGCTCCTGGAACACGGCGGGTCCCTGGTCCGCACCGGCCGCGCCAAGGCCGAGCTGTACCGCAGGAACCTGCGGCTGCTGACCGAGGCGCTCGACCGGCACGTCGCGGACCGGGCTCCCAAGGTCACCCGGAACGACCCCGACGGCGGCTTCTTCGTGCGGCTGCGGCTGCCCGTCGCGGTGGACATGGCCCTGCTGGAGTACTCCGCCGAGAAGTACGGAGTGCTCTGGACCCCGATGTCGACGTTCTACCTCGACGGGGGCGGCGACCACGAGCTGCGGCTGTCCTGCAGCTACCTGGACCCCGACGCGATCGACGAAGGCGCGCGCCGGCTCGCCGACTTCCTGGCGGACGTCGCGCGCTGA